The segment GAGTCAGTGACCATCATACACTATGCGATTTTCAATGGAATCACctcaaatctgcagactggcCCTGACTTTCTTTAGCAGTTAGCGTCAacttctccagactgtaaatcgGCAGAAAATCAGGCcaaaaattgtgtagtgtattccaAGCTTATGTAACCCCTCGCACCCGGTCCGAGTGGGTCTCTTGGCATGGGAGGCggatgcactaacaaggaggctaaaggctgcaacctctagtgtCGGTcactagtgcgtctcttgagatcaggggagtgaggtttacctgcacatcATCTATTAGCTGGCCTCTGTTAACACTTaatcaaactccaactgtcaaaattaaaatgtaaaatcccAGAATCTCCTTGAGACTCATTCATGCTTCCCTTCtttgtttaaacatttaaactaatCTAAGCTTCTATTCTACCTAAtatatctaatatttattatCTATTTATCTGGTAACAAATTGCTAAGTCATGCTAGCTCGTTTATTAGCAACACGCTATATGTGTGAGAATTACGTGATATCTGCCTTTGATCTCGTAGGTATATGTTCCACTTTGTGAGGTCAGAACTGTCTGTCCATTTTGACTGCACTGTTTTCAGTTCACGAGTTCaagcttacatataattagccggagaatagtagtgcatggtCCGAACCCAgagtttccccccccccccccttcccaATAGGAGTAGtaagaactcggagtgaggagatggggtggtggaggggttactgataaaccatcgattGAATTGAGgtaagtcagctgtatttaaacctatggcgctaaTTGACTTGAGTGAGCacctcttgtgatgtttacgctaagtatctgacgagCTTCTCCAAAACtgtgttaatgaaacatcatttagctctgctggtagctaagtgtgtattgttgtgattggtcgtggcgttatccaattgtgtacagtgagagtttcaaatgcatgcttggtgccgcccctcgagttaggcagttttcattgctcgatgcgagacccataatcttaatagattagggtctggatttttccaggctagatttTAATTGTTTTGTCGAACTGTAGTTACACAGGATTCGAACCGGAGCTCTTCACCACTCAAATACATCTCCGTACAGCGTCAGCAACCAAACAAACCTACtgtctatgaaaaaaaaaagactttatattaggtggccttaactattatgtacttacatcaaaaataagtacaatgtacttaatgtggtcatattgcatttcaaaacacatattgcttctattaaggtgggttatgggtaaggttagggacaggtggTATGGTTaggtttaaaggaatagttcgagcatttaagacatgaagttgtatgcaatccttatcagcactatagtgtatacacactgacccacactgcgctcacctccctggtcagagttctggccgctggaagtttttcaagaaagaagtcacggttagtttccggggcctcaaaatagtgtgtttttacgtgaaaaaaatatatgcgtttcaaagcttgattaatttacatcacaaaaaacactcctgacaaaaatcatacctcagttttaatcggcactatattctttccgtttccatcaatccgcgctgctgtcagttcgcacgttccgatcagctgttgatagcgcgactcgctgacaacatgtctgactacgaaacttctgatgatgaaaccaattttagcacaatgtcagacggaacagacgatatatatatatatatatatatatatatatatatatatatatatatatatatatatatatatattttttttttatattagacctcgtttcacttgatttccacaggagtctaaacatcagattgtttactgtacagtttagacatgggatctgcAGTCCTCGTGaactactgtcttgctggttttagtttttctctgatgcaacacacctgactcaaatcaacgggtaattagcaggcttgtacagaatgtctcatttgagaaaggtgtccNNNNNNNNNNNNNNNNNNNNNNNNNNNNNNNNNNNNNNNNNNNNNNNNNNNNNNNNNNNNNNNNNNNNNNNNNNNNNNNNNNNNNNNNNNNNNNNNNNNNNNNNNNNNNNNNNNNNNNNNNNNNNNNNNNNNNNNNNNNNNNNNNNNNNNNNNNNNNNNNNNNNNNNNNNNNNNNNNNNNNNNNNNNNNNNNNNNNNNNNNNNNNNNNNNNNNNNNNNNNNNNNNNNNNNNNNNNNNNNNNNNNNNNNNNNNNNNNNNNNNNNNNNNNNNNNNNNNNNNNNNNNNNNNNNNNNNNNNNNNNNNNNNNNNNNNNNNNNNNNNNNNNNNNNNNNNNNNNNNNNNNNNNNNNNNNNNNNNNNNNNNNNNNNNNNNNNNNNNNNNNNNNNNNNNNNNNNNNNNNNNNNNNNNNNNNNNNNNNNNNNNNNNNNNNNNNNNNNNNNNNNNNNNNNNNNNNNNNNNNNNNNNNNNNNNNNNNNNNNNNNNNNNNNNNNNNNNNNNNNTATCcctttaagggtgggttaggttgtaagggatgggtcaacattAGTAATTACAGAagttaattacaaatgtaattacatataggtttttaaaaatatataaatacaatgtaaaaacatgtatgtacacaataagtacattgtacaaattattaatttaaatgtaagtacatagtagttaaggccacctaatgtaaagtgacACCAAAAAAAGTGCccccaggtacgtttttgtcatgagaccggGTCAACCCCCATTTCATCAAAATTGCCTGGCATTCTGTTTCAGGAATATtacattaatacattaattttCCTGTATGAAATGAAAACTTCATTCTATTTTGTCCCATGTGAGACATAAAACTGCATGCATTGCAAAACTCTTCTTTAAAAGTGTAAGATTcatctaaacttgcaattgcatccTCTTTTGTGCACAGCCTCCAACATTTTGGGATACTACCATTTCCCTGAAATGATTTATTATAGTGGTTTTCAATATTTCTCTGGAATTTGCAAACAAACCACTTCCAATAAGGCTGTTCAGAGAGGTCAGGGATGATGCTCCAATTAGCATAAACTGTTCCTGCACTTCTgtagtttttaaatgaaaaccATCCTTTTGCTGATTGAAAAGATTCACAGCTTGTCACTAAAGTTGAGCAAAACTCTGTACAAAAATAACTTGTTTCATCATAATAGAACCCATTCAATCCATTAATACGATGAAAAGGAACACTGTGGTCTCCAGAATGGTTTTCTATGGTGTTGGTGCAGGTGGCTCCACAGAACGGACACTGAACCCAGCAGCACTGACAGAAGTGATCAATCAGAAGCTCATCTGGTCTGTCCTTAAAATCCAGTTTCCACAAAAAGTCATTGAAATGTTTGCTTATATTAGACATTATAGCAGGAAGATTTTTTCTGATTGCATCTTCTAGGAGGCTGAAATCATCAATATCGTCATGTTTCACTTCACTGAGGTCATTTTCAGAGAAGATCAGCCCATCTGAAAGTTGCAGTGTGAAACTATTCAACCACAGATTGACATCTCTACATTTCTTCTCTTGAACATGTTCAGTAGATTCATGAGCTGCTTTCATAATCTTCTGCTGCAGGACTTTAATGTTCTCCTCCATCTTGGGTAAAACACTGACACTGAACTTATCAGTGATGTACCGACTGACTTCATCTCTTATGAAACTCTTGAAGTGATCTCTGGGATTTTGAATGTAGTCCATGTATTTGTCGAAATCCTCCTCTTCTGCCAGTGTCTTCAGGATGTGTTTCTCCAGATTTGATTTGTTTCCATTCAGTGTTTCACAGTTTGATCTCATTTCATCTGCAACATCTCTGGCAGTCATCTTGCAGACACTCTGCTCAATGGGTTCCTTAAGTTTCTGACAGATGATCTCACCAAAAATGGCAGCTGATGTTGCTCCATGACAGTATTTCTGGAAAATACTATAGTACTCCTCTCTCTTCTTAACATATTTTATAGGATCATTGATGTCTCTGAACAATCTGTGTTGGTCAGTGATCATCTTATTTGCTTCTTTACAGATGGAAAAAATCAAATCTGTGAAGAATTCTTTCTTAAACACATATTTCACTGATCCTTCCTGATGTTCTATTACTCTCATCTTTATGTAATCTATGAGTTGTTGGATGTAGCTGATGTTGTAGCCCATCGTTGAAATGTTAAATGACTGAATCATTTTGTATGACTGCTGAGCAACATCTGTGACAAAGGTTCTTATTTGGGCTTCATCCTCATTAGATAGAAGACCACCACCAAACGTAATTTTAAACGATCTGAAAGCACTTTTTAAACCTCCCATAATTCCTTGGGACCACTTTAACTGTACAAAATCTGTATAGCTGAGTACAGTGAAAATATCCCGCATGTGATCTACAGGAACACAGCCATTACTGAGGATCGTTGTCACATCTCTCAAAATATCAACGCCTTTGATTGGATGAGTATCTGTGCTGATCTTCTTCATCTGTTGTTCCCAAAACAAATCAAATGTTTTTTTCAGTGTTTCTTCTTCATTTGCATTGTCTTTGAGTTGTAAGGCATGTTTTCTGCTCTCTTCATAAAGAGTGTTCTCATAATGTTTCCTCTGAGCATCAATCTTTTTCCTCAGGTCTTGCTGCTGAAGAATCCCATTCAACTTCCTCTTAGTTTCTCTTACAATGTTTTCCAGAACAtctttgattttattttcaaatgatgttttCCACTGAATCAGTATATCTGCACATGTGTCATTCTCAAATAATTCTGACATTGATTTTTTCACTTCTTCACTTGTCTGCTTTAGTTCTTTGTGAAGATAAGTTTCCTCAACCTCATGAATTGCTTCATTTACTATTTTGTTGTATAGTTTGTTTTCAGTTTCCATCATGGCACTGCGGAGACGCCAGCACCAGTTATTGTATTTGGTCTCTAGTTTCCTGTAGACTGAGATCTCCAGAGAATTTCTGAAGCTGAAGATAAATCGTTCATTTAATAAAGCCTCCCAGAGATCTTTAATACGAACTTTAAAATCTTTCAGCATCATTCCATGTGAATCTGAGGCATGAGATATAATATATTCCTTTAGTTCTTGAATATTCTCACAGTACTTTGGGTTTGGTGGTGCCATGGGTGGACTGCCTTCCCAAAGCTGAGCAAAATATTTTACATCTTTTTGAACATCAAATGTAATTACATCACTAAAACTTTCTGAATCATAGTCTTCCTCTTCAGCAGCGAGTTTTGTCATCTCATCCAGTATCTGCTGCAGCCGTCTCCTTCCCTCCATGTTTTTCTCTTCAGCTGTGATGTCTGAGACATTCTgatgcacaaacacacagctaGGATTCAGTCTGACTTTCTTCATCCTCATGAAGGCCTGAACAACAATCTGAAGAATGTCCTGCATCTCAGATGGGTTTTCTCCAAAGATGTTGATCAAGGTCAGATTTGCAAGACCAACAACAAATGTGGCCAATTCATTGTCATGATGTCCTGTTgatcttccagccagttctagaGCACGAAGACCCTCAGTATCAACAACCAGAATATAGTCAAAGTTCATCTGTGTTTTCATCTCATCTGACACTTTGACCAGCTGCATGAAAGCTCCTCTGGTGCACCTGCCAGCACTTACGGCAAACTGGAGTCCAAACATGGCATTTAGCATGGTGGATTTCCCAGAGCTCTGAAGCCCTAAAACTGACAGCACAAAGACTCTCTGGTCTCCCAGTTTCTGGATGAGTTGATCTAGAACAGCAGAGATCCAGATCACAGGAACATGATCAGCATCTCCATCCATCAGCTCCAGTGGAAATCCAGAGATCATCATCTCTGCTGCAAAACTTGGGAGAGAAGAGGAGTCAACCTGCAGGTCTTTCTTGTTCTTCTTCACAGATGAACATGATTCATAGATCTGACCGATCTCCCTCATGATGTGCTCCAAACCAAAGACTGCATCTTGAAGTTCCTCAGACATTCTCTGAACTTTTTGTTCAGCTTTGAGTTGTTCAGATTTACCCTGATTCTTTACCTTTGACCACTTTTCATTATACTTGTGATGTAGAGCAGAAAGGTCAGCCATTGTATATTCATCCAGGAGAATTGTGATCCATTTTAGAAAAAACATCTTATTTGCAGCATCTGAGTTCATTTCTTTAATAAAGTGCTTCATAAATTCACTGATCTTAGATTCGTGCTGCTGTTGACGTATTTTCTTCATTTCTGTGTGTTTTCTACTGATGTCCAGTTCTGTCTCATCTCCTTGAGGTCGATGAAGTTCTTTGTTCTTCTGACTCCACTGATGCCACAGTTTCCCCTGATGAGGCAGAAATGATTCTTTGATTTCTGTCAGATCTTTCTTCTCCAGTAAACTCATCATCTGCTGTGCTGCTTCTCTTCCTCTCCTGCAGTCATCATCATCTTCCTCATCTACTCTGATGTCTGAGTATTTAGACACATCTTCTAGTATGAAAGTGGAAAATGGTTCTGAGAGACAATTGTTTATAGCTTTTCTGAGTTCATCAGCTACATCTGACAGATTTCTGTCTTTCAAACCAATCTTGTATTTTCCTCTCCGTGTCTCAACGAGACTTGAAACATCCTCtgcaaaaagaaaaatgaatgaTTTTGAGTCCTTGTAAAGTTTTTGAACTTGTTTCATGCCTCTGACATTCTTCTGGAGTTGTGGTAGAAGAACAACGTTGACTGAGGCGATTTCAGTGAGGATCTGCAGCTGTTTCTCATGGTCTCCTGCATCACCGTGTAGATTACAGAACGCAACACAGTCAGAGAATTTATCATCATTTGATCCAGAGGGGCAGAACCAGGCGATCTCCACCACTCCATCCATAAGGACTCTGGTTCTGCTGCTGCCTGGACAGTTCCTGTGGAAGAATGTGTTGTGTTTCTCATTGATCAGACTGTTCATCAGCTGAGACTTGGATGAAGACACAGAGTCAAACCTGAAGAAAGACACCATTGGAGTTTCTGCCTTGTAGATTGGCTGGGTTTGACTGATGATTTCATTGTTGGTGTTTCTTATCTTCCAGCTCTTGTTGATTTGTCTGAATGTCCAGAGAGGAAACTCAATCTGTCGTGTGAATGGATCAGGAACAAGCAGAGGCAGAGCGTACTGACACTGAGAGAGTTtagtcaccatcagctgcttcaGGAAACTATCAGCACAATAAAACATGGCCATCTGAACATCCATTGGGTGGATTTGATTAGGTTGACTTGTTCCATCATTAGACAAagacatttcatcaaaaatatcacaCTCATTTTCATATGAGTCATTATTTGTTCGTTGTATGTGTTGTTGTTGACTGGTCTCTTTAGTTTTAATGTATCTTGCTCTGTAATTCATCATCAGTAGTTTTTGTATGAAAGCCAGAATCAGCTCTTCTTCAGCACAAGACTCATGGAACTGTAATGAATGTGCAGTTAACTGAAGAACATCTGCAGCTCTGAGTTTATGATGGCTGCTTTCAAGGTGAAGTCTATCAATCAATGTTTTTGAGCCTGATGAAATTTCTTTTTCTTTAGGTTGAtctggtctctctctctctgttttaaTCTCTTCTTCATTTTCctgtgaaataaaatataattatgcgACTTTGTGCAAGCTCTGGTCCCTTTTTTATTGAAAGTGATTATCTAGataaattttgtattatttaaggTTAGTGTTAGGCTAGATCCCCAGATAGCAAGTTGACATGCAATGTTGAGTTGTAATCCAAATATTTTTGGTTTTGATTGACATTTCAATGTTTAAAGGATTTTGAATCAGCAATTAAATTTTAATGAAAGCTGGCTGCACATATGGTTGGAGACAGGGATATtgcatatatatatgtgaccctggaccacaaaaccagtcttaagtcgctggggtatatttgtagcaatagccaaaaatacattgtatgggtcaaaattatagatttttcttttatgccaaaaatcattaggaaattaagtaaagatcatgttacattaagattttttgaaaaattcttactgtaaacctatcaaaatgtaatttttgattagtaatatgcattgtttagaacttaatttggacaactttaaaggtgattttctcagtatttagatttttttgcatccttatattccagattttcaaatagatgtatctccgccaaatattatcctatcctaacaaaccatacatcaatagaaaacttatttattgggctttcatatgatgtatatatctcagttttgtaaaatttaaccttatgactggttttttggtccagggtcacatatgttgttgTTGACTGTGACAAGTTGACTGTCTCTCCCccttatttttattgtttattttggacacttttcccccttttggacatttttgttttattttatgtttaataaaagcctatTTGAGGCCTGACACCACATCTGTCTGTTGTTTGCTCCTCTCGCCATAATGACCACAAGAACATGAAAGTATAGGTGTGTTTGATTTGACGTGGTGCTGCGATACGCAGTGTATGACATGAAAGTATCAGCCTGTGGGTATTTTCAACTGCTTTCCTTGGTTTGTTATAATTCATTGGGTGCTTGGTTTAGGGGTGGACCAAGAAAAGTGGTTAAAGAACACCTGGGATTTGATACTATCCTGTGCCTTGTTTCCTGTGGCCTAATTTACAAAAAAGTTATGTATAAACACACAATGAacacaaacatatatatttttaaaataaataatacatataccAGGGTCAAAAAAAGTCCCATACTTTAGATTAGTTACATAAATTCGAAAAGCTTTGaaaatttgtattgtttttataagCTTCTTATTTTGTGATCCTATATTAGAAAGTACATTTTAagatcagggcccgtattcacgaaacatcttaaggataaaagtagctcataagttgctgatttaggagaaaatcttaaaaataatgggtgtgtcggtcctaaatttaggactcataagtttttgctctaagagtgtttcacaaagcgtttagcgctaagactagctcctaaatctgtgcaacGTAAAGACTGACTTATACGTGTCCGCAAGTTCGCTTGGGTTTGTGAAATCACCCATTTCGCGTGGCGGTGTGCACGGCTTCTCGAGTGAACTGTTCGCGTGTCACATCATTGCTCACAAAattttttaaagctgttttggctgaACAGGTACGCCTGTACAAACATCTCAATCAATGTGTGACCATAGAAATAGTCAGATGGCAAAAACTCATCGTGACCAGTATTGGAAAGGACGAAaacttttgcaaaaaagtttgtgaaactgtactgttgtgttggttttactgttgaagactgctgtagtaaaaatatttctcataattgcttttGTTAGTGTTTCACATTACTTATTTTCATAGCCGTAATTCGTGGGTTGGATGAGTGAATGACTTTTTGCAAAGCTCGATATTGTCCCACCACTTTTTTGAACATCTCGCACCACGGACGTACCTAATGCTGATGAAACATTCCTTTGTGTTAAATAAGGTGCTGACGCtggaatctgtattttttttctgaaatcatgcttaatGTTCGTTGCGATGTTAATTAGCGACGGAACTTCTCAATGCCCCACTGCGCAAAGATGTGAAAGACACGTCCAAACAATGTCTTTTGTACGTCGTTTTTGAATATTGACGTAATCTAGACGTCCGTCAGACATCTAATGTTTAGTGGGGCGGCTCGTGCTCAGTGTTCACACGCGAGCGCTTCAATCCCTCTTTTATGACTCATCATGGTTAAAAATCAAaaccaaatacacacaaatgtgtctctgatataggatcactgattaacatattacattttattaagggATGAAAAAACTTTATGTTCTGGCGGATTAGAACCAAAACACTCTGACtcgaccctgctgaaaaaaatagcatatgctggttaggtaggttttggtgctggtatgctggttttagctggtttatgctggtcctttgctggttaatgctggtcctttgctggtttatgctggtccttagctggtttatgctggtccttagctggttaaagctggtcctttgtttatgctggtcatgttgctggtcaaggaccagcataaaccagcaaaggaccagcataaaccagcaaatggccagcataaaccagcaaaggaccagcataaaccaccaaaggaccagcataaaccagctaaaaccagcataccagcaccaaaacctacctaaccagcatatgctgtttttttttccagcagggtctTCTAACAAACATTCTACCATTAGACTATTGGATATT is part of the Garra rufa chromosome 1, GarRuf1.0, whole genome shotgun sequence genome and harbors:
- the LOC141286993 gene encoding interferon-induced very large GTPase 1-like — translated: MTGVRMDFVAGEEGSNSKPYGHADMSKSNKPLDPDLPINSMEPRFPNLTIALFGNSAYIQLGHENILLGEKLNVENADTSRIIPLQRNISEHSVSVINMTGLNKAENMDHVIDQLIIENEIHVFIFVVRLDQLTDADIMDLELLQRKFGDTVLQFVMLLFTYESEEECDTIIDDLKKNPVLEQLLGKCGERYQTCNKLMNNQSEMRELMNKIERLFKENQQQCYTREVFNKALQSEDLTNSECKSDGPSVNEETKEPTTTTETREMHRENEEEIKTERERPDQPKEKEISSGSKTLIDRLHLESSHHKLRAADVLQLTAHSLQFHESCAEEELILAFIQKLLMMNYRARYIKTKETSQQQHIQRTNNDSYENECDIFDEMSLSNDGTSQPNQIHPMDVQMAMFYCADSFLKQLMVTKLSQCQYALPLLVPDPFTRQIEFPLWTFRQINKSWKIRNTNNEIISQTQPIYKAETPMVSFFRFDSVSSSKSQLMNSLINEKHNTFFHRNCPGSSRTRVLMDGVVEIAWFCPSGSNDDKFSDCVAFCNLHGDAGDHEKQLQILTEIASVNVVLLPQLQKNVRGMKQVQKLYKDSKSFIFLFAEDVSSLVETRRGKYKIGLKDRNLSDVADELRKAINNCLSEPFSTFILEDVSKYSDIRVDEEDDDDCRRGREAAQQMMSLLEKKDLTEIKESFLPHQGKLWHQWSQKNKELHRPQGDETELDISRKHTEMKKIRQQQHESKISEFMKHFIKEMNSDAANKMFFLKWITILLDEYTMADLSALHHKYNEKWSKVKNQGKSEQLKAEQKVQRMSEELQDAVFGLEHIMREIGQIYESCSSVKKNKKDLQVDSSSLPSFAAEMMISGFPLELMDGDADHVPVIWISAVLDQLIQKLGDQRVFVLSVLGLQSSGKSTMLNAMFGLQFAVSAGRCTRGAFMQLVKVSDEMKTQMNFDYILVVDTEGLRALELAGRSTGHHDNELATFVVGLANLTLINIFGENPSEMQDILQIVVQAFMRMKKVRLNPSCVFVHQNVSDITAEEKNMEGRRRLQQILDEMTKLAAEEEDYDSESFSDVITFDVQKDVKYFAQLWEGSPPMAPPNPKYCENIQELKEYIISHASDSHGMMLKDFKVRIKDLWEALLNERFIFSFRNSLEISVYRKLETKYNNWCWRLRSAMMETENKLYNKIVNEAIHEVEETYLHKELKQTSEEVKKSMSELFENDTCADILIQWKTSFENKIKDVLENIVRETKRKLNGILQQQDLRKKIDAQRKHYENTLYEESRKHALQLKDNANEEETLKKTFDLFWEQQMKKISTDTHPIKGVDILRDVTTILSNGCVPVDHMRDIFTVLSYTDFVQLKWSQGIMGGLKSAFRSFKITFGGGLLSNEDEAQIRTFVTDVAQQSYKMIQSFNISTMGYNISYIQQLIDYIKMRVIEHQEGSVKYVFKKEFFTDLIFSICKEANKMITDQHRLFRDINDPIKYVKKREEYYSIFQKYCHGATSAAIFGEIICQKLKEPIEQSVCKMTARDVADEMRSNCETLNGNKSNLEKHILKTLAEEEDFDKYMDYIQNPRDHFKSFIRDEVSRYITDKFSVSVLPKMEENIKVLQQKIMKAAHESTEHVQEKKCRDVNLWLNSFTLQLSDGLIFSENDLSEVKHDDIDDFSLLEDAIRKNLPAIMSNISKHFNDFLWKLDFKDRPDELLIDHFCQCCWVQCPFCGATCTNTIENHSGDHSVPFHRINGLNGFYYDETSYFCTEFCSTLVTSCESFQSAKGWFSFKNYRSAGTVYANWSIIPDLSEQPYWKWFVCKFQRNIENHYNKSFQGNGSIPKCWRLCTKEDAIASLDESYTFKEESEFFQQGRGVRQGCSLSPTLFNIYINELAEALDRSDQIPGLTLHDSEIKCLLYADDLVLLSPTAEGLQRSLALLEQYCEEWALTVNLDKTRVMVFQKKARSQGNRYQFYYGGEVLEHSTSYTYLGIEISASGSFSLAVKALHNITDYKPLPQASDDDASLPDALNQFYSRFEMQNDTPAEKLHTPSNDQVLCLSPADVRKTLSRINPRKAAGPDNIPGHVLRDCAAQLTDVLTDIFNISLSQPVVPTCLKSTSIIPVPKKSHVSCLNDCRPIALTPIMMKCFERLVLHHIKTSLPNTLGPLQFAYHPNRSTDDAISSTLHLALTHLEQIDSYLIHKLNVLGLNTSLCNWILDFLTGRPQSVRVGHNTSSTTTLSTGAPQGCVLSPLLFTLLTHYCTAKFSSNHIIKFADDTTVVGLIRNNDETHYREEVAQLAKWCGANNLSLNVGKTKEVVMDFRRNSVDHPPMTIDGSTVDRVGSTKFLGVHITEDLSWTTNVTSLNKKGQQRLYFLRRLKRASLPTPILTTLYRSTIESVLTTCITVCYGNCSAADRKTLQRTVNTAAKIIGASLPSILDIFHARCSSKASSIVKDPTHPSHNLFQLLPSGRRYRSIKAHSVRLLNSFFPQAAQMAEVWKHQIPLFAQQFLRVSYEKPVVEIVEDTQTCQPKRGQGGFRNLVAPGPPSGAGALMSSSPKEPGGGSRWRHGVPALLLGQNHPGVVVLAPQLDTLEVQPRRAGQPVRRHGTHTRRHKCTATARSTWGNATHPLAAPPSRMVMEEELERG